The Candidatus Binatia bacterium genome includes the window AGGGGCGCCAGCACGGCCGCTGCAGCGGGGCCCTGGAGCGCGAGGAGCGCGGTCTCGGCGCTGCGGTCCGCCGCGCTGACCCCGTCGCCCGCGTGGCGCACGACCCAGCGCCAGTCCTTCTCGACGTTGGCGGCGTTCACGCACAGCATGAAGGCGTCGCCGGCGAGGCGGTAGACGGTGACGTCGTCGACGATCCCGCCCGCCTCGTTGCAGAGCAGGCCGTAGCGCACGCGCCCCGGCTTCAGGGACGCCACCGGGCAGCTCACGAGCCGCTCCAGCGCCGCCACGGCTCCCGGCCCGCGCAGGTGGAGCTGCCCCATGTGCGACACGTCGAAGAGGCCCGCGGCGCTGCGCACCGCGGCGTGCTCGGCGAGGATGCCCGCGTACTGCACCGGCATCTCGAAGCCGGCGAAGGGCACGAGCCGCGCGCCGAGCCGGCGGTGGAGCTCGAAGAGCGGGGTCCGGAGCAGGCTCAAGGCGCGGCGCCGGGGCCGGTGCGCGCCCGGAAGGCCGCCAGGGTGTTGCGCAGCAGCATCGTGATCGT containing:
- a CDS encoding glycine cleavage system aminomethyltransferase GcvT encodes the protein MSLLRTPLFELHRRLGARLVPFAGFEMPVQYAGILAEHAAVRSAAGLFDVSHMGQLHLRGPGAVAALERLVSCPVASLKPGRVRYGLLCNEAGGIVDDVTVYRLAGDAFMLCVNAANVEKDWRWVVRHAGDGVSAADRSAETALLALQGPAAAAVLAPL